CTGTCCTTGCATTTAATCTTTTAAAAATTTCATAAACGCCTTCATCTTCAAGTGTGCTTTTATCCATCTTTGTCGGCGGTGCTATCCAAAGCCTAGTTGTAAGCCTGCTCTCATGCTCTAAAATTCTAGCAAGTGCCCTGTAATGGCCGATATTTGTCATGCAGCTTCCCACAAAAACTTCATCTATTTTATGCACTCTTTTATTATCAGCCAAAATTTCACTTAGCGTCGCCACATCATCTGGATCATTTGGACAAGCCAAAATCGGCTCATCTATCTGAGCTAGATCGATCTCCAAAATTTCAGCGTAGCTTGCGTCCTTGTCGGCTCTTAAAAGTGTTGGATTTTCTAGCCATTTTTGCATTTTTTCTTTTCGTCTAAGCAGAGTCTCGCGGCTCTCATAACCAGCTTTTATCATTGCATCAATTAGCGCAACATTTGAGCGAACATACTCCACGACACTATCAACGCTTAAATTTACCACGCAGGCCGCAGCCGAGCGTTCAGCCGAAGCGTCACTTAGTTCAAACGCCTGCTCTACTTTTAAGTTCTCAAGCCCTTCTATCTCTAAAATTTTACCCGCAAAAACATTCTTTTTGTTTTTCTTTTCAACGCTTAAAAGTCCTTTTTTGATCGCAAAATACGGTATCGCATTTACAAGATCCCTAAGCGTCACGCCCTCTTTTAGCTCGCCTTTAAATTTGATCAAAACCGACTCTGGCATATTTAGTGGCATCATTCCAAGTACCGCTGCAAACGCCACTAGACCACTTCCAGCTGGAAAACTAATGCCGATAGGAAATCTCGTATGACTATCGCCGCCAGTACCCACCGTATCAGGTAGTACCATGCGGTTTAGCCACGAGTGGATGACGCCATCGCCTGGCTTTAGACTCACACCGCCACGTAAATTTATAAATTTTGGCAAACTCTCATGCATCACAAGATCACTTGGCTTTGGGTAAGCGGCCGTATGGCAGAAGCTTTGCAAAACAAAATCCGCGCCAAAACTAAGGCTAGCAAGCTCTTTTATCTCATCTCTAGTCATCGGCCCAGTCGTATCTTGTGAGCCAACAGTTAAAATTTCTGGCTCCACATAAGCCCCGGCTCTAACGCCAGCTACACCACAAGCCTTGCCAACCATCTTTTGAGCCAGCGTGTAGCCACCACCCTGTTCTTTTGGCTGATCTGGCTTTATAAAAATTTGCTCATCGCCAAGCCCCAAGACCTCTCTGGCCTTTTTGGTCACTTGACGTCCTATCATAAGCGGTATCCTACCACCTGCTCTTATCTCATCACTTAGAGTATTTGGGTTTAGTCTGAAATTTGCCACGAGTTTTTTCTCAGTGCCTGCAAGCTTATAAATTTCGCCTTTAAATGGATAAATTTCTATCTCATCGCCCATCTCAAGCTCATTTACGTTTGCAACTATCGGCAGTGCACCGCTATCTTCAGCGGTATTAAAAAATATCGGAGCTATGGTAGTGCCGATCACGATGCCGCCCGTTTTTTTATTTGGCACGCCCTCGATCTCATCGCCAAGATGCCACTGGATCGAGTTTATACCGCTCTTTCTGCTGCTGCCAGTACCGACCACATCGCCAACATAAGCCACTTTTTTACCACGAGTTTTAAGTTCTTTTAAAATTTCTAGACCCTCAGGCATCTTTTTAACAAGCATTGCTTTTGCGTGAAGTGGTATGTCGGCCCTTGTATAGGCCTCACTCGCTGGACTTAGGTCGTCAGTATTTGTCTCACCAGGTACTTTAAAAACGCCTGCGTTTATACAGGTTTCGATTGGCTTTTTATGCGTAAACCACTCTGCGTTCGCCCAAGAAGCAAGCACCTCTTTTGCAAATTTATTGTTGCTACTTAGCTTTGCGATCTCGTCAAAATATTCATGCACTAGGATGATATTTTTTAGCTCATTTGCCGCGGCACGCGCAATATTTTCATCGCTATTTTTTAGAGCTCGCACCAAAATTTCCACGTTATATCCGCCAAGCATCTTGCCTAAAATTTTAATAGCACGCATAGCGTCAAGGCCGTTAACAGCAAGCCCATCTATCACTTCGCCAAGAAAGTTCGCCTTTATCTTCGCTGCGTCATCAACGCCGGGATTGATACGAGTTTCAAGCAAACTTATAAGAAATTTTAGCTCGTTTTGCGCCTTTTCGTCGCCACTAGACTTGCTGGCAAGCTTTATTAGCTCACAAACTTCACTTGTTTGCTTGGCATTTAGCGCAAGCGGTGGCACGCCCTCTTTTTCTCGCTCGCTCACGTGTTTTTCGTAGTCGGTAAAAAAGCTCATGAAATTCCTTTGTGGTTTTTGCTCGTTATTTTTAGTCTAAAATCGCTAGTTTTGCTTGCATTTTATCAAAAAGCAAAACAAACTAAAGTAAAATTTGCCCAAAATTTCAAATTTCAAGGAGCAAATGTGTCAAAAGCTTATCTAAAATCGCCTATCGGAATTTTGGAGATCATCGCTAGCGAAAATGGAATTTATGAGATAAATTTTGTAGATAAATTTGAAAAAATAGCGGTAAAAGATGAAAATTTAAAGCTTTGCTTGAATGAGCTAGAGGCTTATTTTAATGGCAAGCTTAAAGAATTTAGCGTAAGGCTTGATATAAAAACAACTAATTTTAGAGCAAAAATTTACGAGGCTTTACAAAAAGTACCATACGGAGAAACGACCACATACGCGGCCCTAGCACTTGCCGTAGGTCACAAAAATGCCTACCGAGCAGCAGGCTCAGCCAATGCTAAAAATCCAGTGCCTATCATCGTCCCTTGTCACAGAGTGCTAGCTAGCAGTGGGCTTGGCGGATACTCGGGCGGCGAGGGCTTGCCAACTAAAATTTGGCTTTTAGAGCATGAAGCAAAGCATAAATAGCTAAAAATTTACAGCAAAATAAAAGTCCGGCAAATTTTAAAATTTACAAGCGAACATTTTTAAAATTTATCAGAGTATTTGAAACGCGTGAAGTGCTTTAGCGCCATTGTATACATCTTAAACATGAGTGATTTAGCAGATTTAAAAAAAAGGAAGATAAGAGAGCAGCCTCGTAATTTGAGTCCTCTTGTCTCTCTTTTGAATAAAAAAGGAATTTACAAATTTAATCAAGCTGTCTTTACAAATTTTAAAACTTCATTCACTCGCAAGAGCTGACTACTAAAATCTGAATTCACTTACCGCTTAGTTCAAATTTTAGAGCCGAAATTACTCGTTCATGAAATTTTAAAATTTACTTGACACTCACTTGATTTAACAAAGCAAATTTACAAATTTTAAAACCTTACACAATCGCCTTAGCAACTTACCAAAATTCAGGTCTCGCTATTTGCTTGCTACTGAATTTGGAAGCGTGATATGCTCGCTCATAAATTTTAAAATTTGTTTTCTCTAGTGTGCTGCATGTGTTTATATTGTTTAAATTATTAATTGCTTTTATGCGTTATATGGCTTTTTATTTGGATTTTACAATCGTCAAAATTTATAAATTTTCCTAGCCCCGAGTGAGAGAAAATGGGGCTAGAGTAAGGATTATTTTTTAGCTACAAGAGCGTTTTTTAGCACATCATCGATCGTATTTACTGCGATGATCTTCATATCAGCTTTTACTTCAGTTGGGATATCGACAAGATCGCGGTCGTAGTTTTTGCGAGGTATCAGAGCTGTTTTGATGCCAGCTTTGTGTGCGGCAATGAGCTTCTCTTTTAGACCACCGATCGGCAACACCCTACCAGTTAGCGTAATCTCACCAGTCATTGCTATGTCGTGTCTTACCTTTGTATCGGTTAGTATCGATGCGATCGCAGTTGCCATCGTGATGCCAGCACTTGGGCCGTCTTTTGGTACAGCGCCCTCTGGTACGTGTAAGTGAAGATCATAGCGTCTATAAACATCGCTAGCTTCGAGCTTACGCTTATCGTCATCTAATTTTGGCACGATTGTCATAGGCACTTTTAGTTTCTTGTTGTCTATTAGCACTTTAACGACGCTAAATGCGATGTGAGCGCTCTCTTTCATCACGTCACCTAGCTGGCCGGTGATCTGCATATTGCCTTTACCTTGGATCCTGATAGCCTCGATCCTTAGTACGTCACCACCAACACTAGTCCACGCAAGGCCATTTACTAGACCTATCTGATCTTTTTTATCTGCCGGCTCGATCTCATAGACCTTTTTCTCTAAAAATTCTTTTAAATTTTTAGCCGTGACGCTGATCTTGCCTTCGTTCTTTTTGGTGAGGATATTTTTGGCGACTTTTCTTAGTATATCAGCGATCCTGCGGCGTAAATTTCGCACACCACTCTCTCTTGTGTAGTCGCTGATGATTAGCTCAAGTGCCTCTTTGCTGATGTTCACATCACTTGGTTTTAGCCCGTGCTTTTTAAGCTCCTGAGGCAAGAGATATTTTTTAGCGATCTCAAATTTCTCTTGTGGGGTGTATGAGCTAAGCTCGATAAACTCCATCCTGTCGCGAAGTGCGGCCGGGATCATGCTCACGTCATTTGCTGTGGCGATGAAGATGATCTTGCTAAGATCGATGTTAAAATTTAGGTAGTAGTCTCTAAATTTATTATTTTGCTCGGGATCTAAAATTTCAAGTAAAACCGCAGTCGGATCGCCTCTGTAGCTTCTGCCAACCTTGTCGATCTCGTCTAAAACAACCACTGGGTTCATCTGCTTGGCTTCTATGAGCCCTTGCACGATGCGGCCTGGCATAGCGCCTATATAGGTGCGGCGATGACCTCTTAGCTCGTTTACGTCCTCAAGTCCGCCAAGTGCGATCCTAACTAGTTCGCGCTTTAACGCCTTTGCGATCGAGTTTGCAAGGCTTGTTTTGCCTACGCCTGGAGGGCCTGCAAAGCATAAAATGGCGCCGTTATTTACCTTTTCGCCAACACCTCTAAGCTCCAAAAGCTCACGCAAGGCAAAATACTCTTCGATGCGCTCTTTTGGCTTCTCTAAGCTGTAGTGATCGGCATTTAGGTGCTTGCTCACTTCAGCGATAGATGATTTTTTCTTAGCTACATTTTCAAATGGTATCTCAAGTACCCAATCAAGATAGCTTTGCAAAGTGTTTGCATCAGCTGAGTCTGGGTGCATACGCGAAAGCTTATCTATTTGTTTTTTGATCTCTTTGTAAGCGTCCTCGGCCATAAATTTCTTCTTCGCATCAAGCTTTTTGCGGTACTCTTCAAGCTCCTCTTCACGGCTCGTGTCCGCTCCAAGTTCGGCTTGGATTTGCTTTAACTGCTCTTTTAAAAAGTACTCTTTATTTGTCTTATCGATCTTTGAATGGACTTTATTTTTTATCTCTTTTTGAAGTTTATTTGCCTCGATCTCTTCGATGACGTAGTCAATTAGTTTTAGCAAGCGCTGCTCTAAATTTTCCTCGACAAAAAAACTATATGCGATCTGTTTTTTTAAGCGAAGTGCACTTGAAACTAGGTCACAAACCCTGATCGCTTCAGCACTCTCTTCGATAGTCTTTAAAAGATCAGGTGGAAAAAAGTGGCTAAACTGCGAAAGCTCTCTTACTTTTTCTCTTAAAACCACGATGAGAGCGTCAGTTTTGACCTGCGATGGGCGCTTTACGTGGAGCATATCGACAATGCCACGGAGCGGATTTATGCCTGATTGTTTTAAAATTTTACCTTTATCTATGCCTTGAAATAAAACTTTTACACGTCCATCAGGTAGTGGCACACGGCGCATTATCGTGCCGATCACACCAGCATCATAGATACCATCAAAGTCTCTAGCGCCGTCTTGCTGAGGCTTTGTAGGCACCACAAGGATCGGAGTCTCTTCTTGTATGGCAAGTTCGAGTGCCTTTAAATTTTCATCATCGCTTAAAAAAAGCGGAGTTATCATAAATGGATATAAAAATAGCTCATCCTCAACGATGATGGGAATTTCGGTTGGGAAGCCTTTATTTTCGTTTATTTGCAAAATTTCTCCTATTCAAACAGTTTTCTATACCATGCTACATCAGGTTTGATAAGATCTGAGTTTTTAAACGGCGACTCTTCAAGTTTTTGCTCGTAAATTTTAGCCGAAACGTCACGACCAGTCCTATTGTAAAGATCGGCTATTTGCATATCTAAAAAGTAAAGTGCGAGCTTAAATTTTATAAGCATTGTCTCGATCAATGGCTTATATTCAGTACTTGGATACATATAAAGAAATTTCTCGATCTCTGTTACGCTATCTTCCATAAGCTTTTGGTTGCGGTTTGGCTGAGTGAATGAGTCAAAATTTGCTTTTATCTTTAGATACTGAGCAAACTCTGTTTTTGGGCCGTTATCGCCATATCTTTTGATGTATTCGTCAAGATAGTGATTTGCCATTAGATACTCTTCGTCATTTGCATGAGCTTGAGCAAGAATTAATAAAATTTGCTCCAAAAGTGGGCTTGCCACATGTTCGCTTGCCATTGAAACATAGTGTTTATCGGCCGCTTCAAGATCACCGTCTTTTATATCGGCGATAACCTGAGCATACCACTCATCAGGAGTTAGATTATAAAGCTCAGTATATTTTTCAGCACAACCACTAAAAAGCCCTAAAAGAGCTACAACTGCTAGAAATTTAGAAAATCTTTTCATGCTTTTCCTTAAAAAGTTTAAATCCTCGTATTCTACATTTTTTGCTATTATTTTTGTATAAATTTTTTAAAACTATGATAAAATACGGCAACTTTACAAAATAGGAGTTAGTATGATTTTTAGTGTTAAAAGCCCTATTTTAGGCTTTGAGCATATCAAAACGATGGAGTTAATTGAACTTGATAAATTTTTTGTTAAGCTAGCAAGCAAAGATGATGAGACATCTTTTACAATGATAAATCCTTTTGCATTAAGAAGCTACGAATTCGATATTCCAAGCTATTATGAAGATCTTATGGAGATTAAAGAAAGCTCTCAACTTAGAATTTATAACATTATCGTTGTTGCACTCCCGCTTGAAAAATCAACTGTAAATTTTATAGCTCCTATCGTTTGCAATATGGACAATATGACCTTATCCCAAGTTGTTTTAGACATTGCCAAATATCCTCAGTACGGGCAAGCTGAAATGATAGAAAATTTTATACAAAAATAGTAGCTAAAAGCTTTTAAAAATCTAAGGAGAGATTTTTTATTGTTATTTAGAGGATTTGTTGTGAAGATAGCATACTTACTCTGTTTTATTGTCACGTTTGGTTTTTGTGCACCCAGAGCTTGTACAACAGCAGAAGCAGCATCTATTGGTTGTAGTGGAGCAAATTATTCTTGCTTTATAGACGCTGAAGAGTATCAAGACAACTCTTCTAAAAATATCCCACATTGCATAAGAAAATCTGATAGAACCTGGACGATAGATACCAATAGCTTTTCTTCAGGCTTAGCACAAGATCACTATCATATTTACGTTGAGCAATTTTCTCCATGGAATCAACGATCATTAATAGGTATGTGGGATGATCACTCTAAAGGCTTAAGACAAAGATCAATAAATGGAAATCTAAATACCAGAGTAAATGGAGATATAGCTACCATTGGTGCTACTATTATGATTCCACAATACGCTGGATATAATTTTGTTCCAGATCCATCTAACGTAACAAGAACATCATCTACAGCCGATAGAATATTTTTAGATACTGGTAATTTTTCGCCTAGCAATTACACACTTTGTCAAACAACATATATTTATAATCCTAGCAAGCATCCTTATTGTAAAAATTCATCCTCTTCCACATTTGATTTTAGTGAGAAAAATACCTTTATACAAAATAATTTAAAAGGTAAAAACGTAGTCTATGGCAGGCTTTATTGGGGTGGCTCTCTTTATCAAAACTGGGCCATAAAAAATCTTGGGTCAAATTTATATGTAAGTGCCTTAAATTACATAAAAGGATATAGCAGGATTGATTTTAAAGCTCCTGGAAAAAATGTAATCACAATAGATGCTGATCCAAAAGATGTTTTTTGGTTTGGCTCATTTAGTGAGTATAAACCAAAATCAATGACTCTTGAATCATATAATCAAAACGAGTCTAATAGCTACTATGTAAAGGCTGGAATAAACTACCAATATGTAGCAAGTGCCGATGTAACAGATATAGTTAGAGATTCTCTTGGTACTAGTGAGTCAGATAGGACATTTTATGCTGGCAATATCAGATCCACTACGATTCCCTTTAGTGATGAATTTATAGACCCAAATGATGGCATATATAAGGTAAACAACTCTACTAATAGAAAACTAAAAAAAACATACGGCACACTGCTGTTTTCGCCAGTCCAAGGACAAAATGGCTACTGGATACAATCCATCGCACCACAATTTGCAGCTTGGAGCTTGGTTATCATTTATGACTTTGATGATAAAACTGCCGCAGCAAACAATATAGAGCCAAAGCTTGTTAGTATATTTGATGGGCTAGAAAGACTTGCAGCAGACTGGATGAAGTCAAGCGATCCATTTGGTACTGTAAAGAGCTCAACCATAGATGTAAAATTTGAAAATATCTACACACCAAAAGCAGGAAATATAGATGCTTCGCTCACAATGTTTTCATTTGGCGGCAAGCCAGAAACAAAAGGTGAAGATATCAAGATAAAAAAAGGTGGTAGCTATCAGAGTATTACCAGCGGATATAACGCACAAGGTGATCAGTTTAACTCTACTATGACAAAATTTGGACAACTTATAAATCCAGGTAAAAAATTTCACTCTCAAGCAGACTTAGATATATTCGATATATCAGACAAAATGTCATATGCTCAAAAAGAAGCGGATATAAAATTTACAGTTACGACGATTAAAAGCTCAGGCGGTGCTAATGTCGTAAGTGCTGACCGTATAAATTTAGCACTAGTTGGCTTTTCTTCTCGTATATATAAACCAGATGTTTGCTATATGGAGTATATTTATGCAAAAAAACCTAGCGATAGTACTTTTACAAAGGTGCAAGAAAATACTCCAACAGTAGTGCCAGCAAATACTATTTTAAAAACTTTCGTTGAAGTTACAAACAATACTAATGAAGCTGCCCAAGACTTTGCGCTAAAAGCTACAATAGATCCAAGTCAAATTTATAATCCAAACTCAACTTACATATACGCAGATAAAGCATCGCAAGGACCTAGTGATCTGCTTACTATGTCAGGACAGGTACACTATAGCGACAACACAGGCTTGCAGCAATTAAGCGGAAATGACTTAACTTTTTATTTAGGACAAGGTGCGGCTGCAAATAAGGGTGGAGAAATGCTAATTCATCAAGGCAACTACGCTTATGCCATATATGAAACAACCCTTAAGTCTAAATTTGAGCCAAATAGTTACAAAGCCACAGTTGCAAATGCTGATATAAATTTACAGCCCTATGACACATATATAAGAAGATGTAGCAATCAAAATTACAACATTACTTTAGGCGTTAGTGCCAGTCCAAATAATTTCGTCGCAAGCAATAGACAAGACGATGGCTCGGCAACTTTTAAAACTAAATTTAAAAATAGACTTCTAACCAAAATCGTTTCTACGCCATTTAATGTCTATATCACAAACTATGATACAGATGGCAACAAAAAAGTACCAGATGCCCCAGTAGATGTAAAAGTAGAGTTGGTCGAGTCTTGCAGTGCTCCAACAAATTTATATGAACAAGATATAACTTTTAATGGCGTAACTGATATTTTGTTGTCAGGCATTAGTATTGATAGAGCCTATAAAAGCGTAAAATTTAGAATTTCTCATCTTGATCCAGTGACAAATACTACAAAGGTTGAATGCGAAAAATTAGATGATTTTGCTATAAGACCAAGTCACTTTAGGCTATGGGATACTGACAAGAATACGATCAATAATAACAATGTTTTAATAGGCGGCAAAGTTTATAATAACATTGCTCTTGCAGCTATGAAACCTCTTGATAGTGGCTTAGCAAATGGTTATACAAATAACATAAGTGGCTCAAATGGAGAGATAAAACTTGTACCAGCATATAGTGCGACTTGTGATCCTAGCATTATAGAAAGTGAGAACAAACTAAGCGTAGATTTTAACGATCCAAATAAAGCATTGGGTAAAATTTTCCGTCACACATCAAGTGGACCTGTTGGCTTTTCTTACTCAGATATAGGCGATACATATTTTTATGTATTGGACAAAGACTATACAACAACTGATCAACATACGCCATCAAGAGCTGATGATTGTGTAAAAAACTCAATTAGCAACGATCCGTCACAAGATACTGCTCAAGAAGGAAGGATCGGATGCAGCATAAAGCTGGAAGGTAATAGAGATTATCTATTTAGGCCAAAAGATATACAAATAAGTAAGTTAAAGATAACAAAAGACAACGATATAACATACCTTGATAATGAAGGCATACAAAAAGCAAAGCTTGACTTTGAAGTAACTGCTAGGCTGTTTAACGATGACCCTGCAAAGCTTTATAATGAAGATTGCTATGCAAAAAATATGAACTTTGATATAAAGCTAGACAGAGTTCCTTTAAATTTTACAGATAATGATGGCAATGCCGGTACATTAGCAAAAGCAAATGAAGAAATTTTATTTTTTGAAATTCCTGGCTCAAACACTAGAAAAGCAATAGATCCAAGTGCTACAAAATCAACATTTTATGTAGAGAAAAATACTTTTGTAAATGGCGTAGGCAAAGGTGAAGTATATTTTAATTTTGAAAGAAAAGTAAATCATGCCAAAAATCCTTTTACTATTTCAAGTAATGATTTTAGTTTTAGTGGCATGTCAGATAGTACCGATACAGTAAAAAAATATGAAAAACCAACAACAGAAACAACAGCAAAATTTTACTTTGGTAGGGTTTATGCACCATTTTATGAAGGGCTTTATAGCGGTTTTTATGCCAAAATTTATTATGGTGCCTACTGCGATGGATGCAATAAAAATATCTATATGAAAGATAATGGCAAACTATGGCAAGACTTTCCAGCTGCACCATTTTGGGCTACCAATCCAAAACATAGCGCAGGAGTACTTAACTATCATGACTTTAGCTTTACAAACACTTACAGCGGTACTGTTTTAAGAAATGATGTAAGTAACATAAGCAATGGTGAGCAAATAATTT
This region of Campylobacter concisus genomic DNA includes:
- a CDS encoding bifunctional aconitate hydratase 2/2-methylisocitrate dehydratase, translated to MSFFTDYEKHVSEREKEGVPPLALNAKQTSEVCELIKLASKSSGDEKAQNELKFLISLLETRINPGVDDAAKIKANFLGEVIDGLAVNGLDAMRAIKILGKMLGGYNVEILVRALKNSDENIARAAANELKNIILVHEYFDEIAKLSSNNKFAKEVLASWANAEWFTHKKPIETCINAGVFKVPGETNTDDLSPASEAYTRADIPLHAKAMLVKKMPEGLEILKELKTRGKKVAYVGDVVGTGSSRKSGINSIQWHLGDEIEGVPNKKTGGIVIGTTIAPIFFNTAEDSGALPIVANVNELEMGDEIEIYPFKGEIYKLAGTEKKLVANFRLNPNTLSDEIRAGGRIPLMIGRQVTKKAREVLGLGDEQIFIKPDQPKEQGGGYTLAQKMVGKACGVAGVRAGAYVEPEILTVGSQDTTGPMTRDEIKELASLSFGADFVLQSFCHTAAYPKPSDLVMHESLPKFINLRGGVSLKPGDGVIHSWLNRMVLPDTVGTGGDSHTRFPIGISFPAGSGLVAFAAVLGMMPLNMPESVLIKFKGELKEGVTLRDLVNAIPYFAIKKGLLSVEKKNKKNVFAGKILEIEGLENLKVEQAFELSDASAERSAAACVVNLSVDSVVEYVRSNVALIDAMIKAGYESRETLLRRKEKMQKWLENPTLLRADKDASYAEILEIDLAQIDEPILACPNDPDDVATLSEILADNKRVHKIDEVFVGSCMTNIGHYRALARILEHESRLTTRLWIAPPTKMDKSTLEDEGVYEIFKRLNARTEVPGCSLCMGNQARVNDNAVVFSTSTRNFDNRMGMGAKVYLGSAELAAVCALLGRLPSVDEYKKIVKDSLSLNKDEIYKYLNFNEISEFSI
- a CDS encoding methylated-DNA--[protein]-cysteine S-methyltransferase; translated protein: MSKAYLKSPIGILEIIASENGIYEINFVDKFEKIAVKDENLKLCLNELEAYFNGKLKEFSVRLDIKTTNFRAKIYEALQKVPYGETTTYAALALAVGHKNAYRAAGSANAKNPVPIIVPCHRVLASSGLGGYSGGEGLPTKIWLLEHEAKHK
- the lon gene encoding endopeptidase La, yielding MQINENKGFPTEIPIIVEDELFLYPFMITPLFLSDDENLKALELAIQEETPILVVPTKPQQDGARDFDGIYDAGVIGTIMRRVPLPDGRVKVLFQGIDKGKILKQSGINPLRGIVDMLHVKRPSQVKTDALIVVLREKVRELSQFSHFFPPDLLKTIEESAEAIRVCDLVSSALRLKKQIAYSFFVEENLEQRLLKLIDYVIEEIEANKLQKEIKNKVHSKIDKTNKEYFLKEQLKQIQAELGADTSREEELEEYRKKLDAKKKFMAEDAYKEIKKQIDKLSRMHPDSADANTLQSYLDWVLEIPFENVAKKKSSIAEVSKHLNADHYSLEKPKERIEEYFALRELLELRGVGEKVNNGAILCFAGPPGVGKTSLANSIAKALKRELVRIALGGLEDVNELRGHRRTYIGAMPGRIVQGLIEAKQMNPVVVLDEIDKVGRSYRGDPTAVLLEILDPEQNNKFRDYYLNFNIDLSKIIFIATANDVSMIPAALRDRMEFIELSSYTPQEKFEIAKKYLLPQELKKHGLKPSDVNISKEALELIISDYTRESGVRNLRRRIADILRKVAKNILTKKNEGKISVTAKNLKEFLEKKVYEIEPADKKDQIGLVNGLAWTSVGGDVLRIEAIRIQGKGNMQITGQLGDVMKESAHIAFSVVKVLIDNKKLKVPMTIVPKLDDDKRKLEASDVYRRYDLHLHVPEGAVPKDGPSAGITMATAIASILTDTKVRHDIAMTGEITLTGRVLPIGGLKEKLIAAHKAGIKTALIPRKNYDRDLVDIPTEVKADMKIIAVNTIDDVLKNALVAKK
- a CDS encoding outer membrane protein assembly factor BamD; this translates as MKRFSKFLAVVALLGLFSGCAEKYTELYNLTPDEWYAQVIADIKDGDLEAADKHYVSMASEHVASPLLEQILLILAQAHANDEEYLMANHYLDEYIKRYGDNGPKTEFAQYLKIKANFDSFTQPNRNQKLMEDSVTEIEKFLYMYPSTEYKPLIETMLIKFKLALYFLDMQIADLYNRTGRDVSAKIYEQKLEESPFKNSDLIKPDVAWYRKLFE
- the fliW gene encoding flagellar assembly protein FliW, with protein sequence MIFSVKSPILGFEHIKTMELIELDKFFVKLASKDDETSFTMINPFALRSYEFDIPSYYEDLMEIKESSQLRIYNIIVVALPLEKSTVNFIAPIVCNMDNMTLSQVVLDIAKYPQYGQAEMIENFIQK